In Qipengyuania psychrotolerans, one DNA window encodes the following:
- a CDS encoding electron transfer flavoprotein subunit alpha/FixB family protein, which yields MKTLVWVEHDNAEMKDATLAAVTAAGKLGEVHLLVAGSGCRAVAEQAAKIAGVGKVHLADDAAYENALAENIAPLVADLMGHHDAFVAPATTTGKNVAPRVAALLDVMQISDILSVEGDKTFTRPIYAGNAIATVESSDEKLVITVRGTAFEKAAAEGGSASVEDVSGPGDAGLSSFVSAEIAESDRPELTSAKVIVSGGRALKDAETFEQVITPLADKLGAGIGASRAAVDAGYVPNDYQVGQTGKIVAPEVYIAIGISGAIQHLAGMKDSKTIIAINKDEDAPIFQVADIGLVADLFKAVPELTDKL from the coding sequence ATGAAAACTCTCGTCTGGGTCGAACACGACAATGCCGAGATGAAGGACGCCACCCTTGCTGCAGTAACCGCTGCGGGCAAGCTGGGTGAAGTCCACCTGCTGGTCGCCGGTTCCGGTTGCCGTGCAGTTGCCGAACAAGCCGCAAAGATTGCCGGCGTGGGCAAAGTCCACCTCGCCGATGATGCGGCTTACGAGAACGCGCTTGCCGAGAATATCGCTCCGCTGGTTGCAGACCTGATGGGCCACCATGATGCGTTTGTGGCTCCGGCGACAACGACAGGCAAGAACGTCGCCCCGCGCGTCGCAGCCCTGCTCGACGTGATGCAGATTTCGGACATTCTGTCGGTTGAAGGCGACAAGACCTTCACTCGCCCGATCTATGCCGGCAACGCCATTGCCACGGTCGAATCCAGCGATGAAAAGCTGGTCATCACCGTCCGCGGCACGGCGTTCGAGAAAGCGGCCGCTGAAGGCGGCTCAGCCTCAGTCGAAGACGTTTCGGGTCCAGGCGACGCCGGACTTTCCAGCTTCGTTTCAGCCGAGATCGCCGAAAGCGACCGTCCCGAACTCACCAGCGCCAAGGTCATCGTTTCCGGCGGCCGCGCGCTGAAGGACGCAGAGACGTTCGAACAGGTCATCACCCCGCTTGCCGACAAACTGGGTGCAGGTATCGGCGCAAGCCGCGCCGCGGTCGACGCAGGCTACGTCCCGAATGACTATCAGGTCGGCCAGACCGGCAAGATCGTGGCACCGGAAGTTTACATCGCCATCGGTATTTCGGGGGCAATCCAGCACCTTGCCGGGATGAAGGATTCCAAGACCATCATCGCGATCAACAAGGACGAAGATGCACCGATCTTCCAGGTTGCGGACATCGGCTTGGTGGCTGACCTGTTCAAGGCAGTACCGGAACTGACCGACAAGCTTTAA
- a CDS encoding electron transfer flavoprotein subunit beta/FixA family protein codes for MKILVPVKRVIDYNVKPRVKADGSGVDLANVKMSMNPFDEIAVEEAIRIKEAGKAEEIIAVSVGPAKAQETLRTALAMGADRAILVETDDQVEPLAVAKILKAIADEEQPGIVMLGKQAIDDDSNQTGQMLAALMGRPQGTFANTVEVDGESVTVKREVDGGLETVKLTLPAIVTTDLRLNEPRYASLPNIMKAKKKPLDTKTPGDFGVDTAPRLKTTNVSEPPVRQAGEKVEDVDALVAKIKALGIA; via the coding sequence ATGAAAATCCTCGTACCCGTCAAACGGGTGATCGATTACAACGTAAAGCCGCGCGTCAAGGCTGATGGATCCGGGGTCGACCTCGCCAACGTCAAGATGAGCATGAACCCGTTCGACGAAATCGCTGTCGAAGAGGCTATCCGCATCAAGGAAGCGGGCAAGGCAGAAGAAATCATCGCCGTGTCCGTCGGCCCGGCCAAGGCACAGGAAACGCTGCGTACCGCGCTCGCCATGGGTGCAGACCGCGCGATCCTTGTCGAAACCGACGATCAGGTCGAACCGCTCGCTGTGGCCAAGATCCTCAAGGCGATCGCCGACGAGGAACAGCCCGGCATCGTAATGCTCGGCAAGCAGGCGATTGACGACGATTCGAACCAGACCGGCCAGATGCTTGCCGCCCTCATGGGCCGCCCGCAGGGTACGTTTGCGAACACTGTCGAAGTCGACGGCGAAAGCGTCACTGTGAAGCGCGAAGTCGATGGCGGTCTTGAAACCGTGAAGCTTACGCTTCCCGCGATTGTCACGACCGACCTTCGCCTTAACGAGCCGCGCTATGCTTCCTTGCCGAACATCATGAAGGCCAAGAAGAAGCCGCTCGACACCAAGACACCGGGTGACTTCGGCGTAGACACTGCGCCGCGCCTCAAGACAACCAATGTCTCCGAACCGCCGGTCCGTCAGGCAGGTGAGAAGGTCGAAGATGTCGATGCGCTGGTCGCCAAGATCAAAGCGCTGGGCATCGCCTGA
- the sucC gene encoding ADP-forming succinate--CoA ligase subunit beta, with the protein MNIHEYQAKELLAKYGIAVPAGHAALTVEEAVEGAKQLPGPLYVVKAQIHAGGRGKGKFKELGPDAKGGVRLSKSIEEVEANAKEMLGNTLVTIQTGDEGKQVNRLYVTDGVDIAHEYYLSMVVDRASGQVAMIVSTEGGMDIEDVAHNTPEKIANITIDPAQGFMPHHGRAVAFALKLSGDTNKQAQKLAKQLYTAFMDLDMEMLEINPLVEDKDGNLLVLDTKMSFDGNALYRHKDVEALRDETEEDPAEVEASEYDLAYIKLDGNIGCMVNGAGLAMATMDIIKLNGAFPANFLDVGGGATKEKVTAAFKIILKDPAVEGILVNIFGGIMKCDIIADGIVAAAKEVNLSVPLVVRLEGTNVQQGKDILANSGLPIVSADDLGDAARKIVAEVKQAA; encoded by the coding sequence ATGAACATCCACGAATACCAGGCCAAGGAACTGCTCGCGAAATACGGCATCGCCGTCCCTGCGGGCCACGCAGCGCTCACCGTCGAAGAGGCGGTCGAAGGCGCCAAACAGCTTCCGGGACCGCTCTACGTGGTGAAGGCGCAAATCCACGCCGGCGGACGCGGCAAGGGCAAGTTCAAGGAACTGGGCCCCGATGCGAAGGGCGGCGTTCGCCTTTCCAAGAGCATCGAAGAAGTGGAAGCCAATGCCAAGGAAATGCTCGGCAACACGCTGGTCACTATCCAGACCGGCGATGAAGGCAAGCAGGTCAACCGCCTCTACGTGACCGACGGCGTCGACATTGCTCACGAATATTATCTCTCAATGGTCGTCGACCGTGCCAGCGGACAGGTCGCCATGATCGTGTCCACCGAAGGCGGCATGGACATCGAAGACGTCGCGCACAACACGCCCGAAAAGATCGCCAACATCACCATCGATCCGGCGCAGGGCTTCATGCCCCACCACGGCCGTGCAGTGGCCTTCGCCCTCAAGCTGAGCGGTGATACCAACAAGCAGGCGCAGAAGCTGGCCAAGCAGCTTTATACCGCCTTCATGGACCTCGACATGGAAATGCTCGAGATCAATCCGCTGGTCGAAGACAAGGACGGCAACCTCCTGGTGCTCGACACCAAGATGAGCTTCGACGGCAATGCGCTTTATCGTCACAAGGATGTCGAAGCCCTGCGCGACGAAACCGAAGAAGATCCGGCCGAAGTCGAAGCGAGCGAATATGACCTCGCCTACATCAAGCTGGACGGCAACATCGGCTGCATGGTCAACGGCGCCGGCCTCGCCATGGCTACGATGGACATCATCAAGCTCAACGGCGCCTTCCCGGCCAACTTCCTCGACGTTGGCGGCGGTGCGACCAAGGAAAAGGTCACCGCGGCTTTCAAGATCATCCTCAAGGACCCGGCTGTCGAAGGCATCCTCGTCAACATCTTCGGCGGCATCATGAAATGCGACATCATCGCCGATGGCATCGTTGCCGCAGCGAAGGAAGTGAACCTGTCGGTTCCGCTGGTCGTCCGCCTCGAAGGCACGAATGTGCAGCAGGGCAAGGACATCCTCGCCAATTCGGGCCTGCCAATCGTCAGTGCCGACGATCTGGGCGATGCTGCCCGCAAGATCGTGGCCGAGGTGAAGCAGGCGGCCTGA
- a CDS encoding 3'(2'),5'-bisphosphate nucleotidase CysQ, translated as MIDGKQLESIVSEAGRIALGLWPGAGNDVRTWEKTPGSPVCDADLAVDAFLKRELGALLPSAGWLSEETVDDPSRIDRDLIWLVDPIDGTRDFIRGRPGWAVSVALISSGRPLIGSLCAPARNEVWQAIAGQGATLNGTLLQSSTRSEFIGARVPAADLMKQDQMLEKVYQPNSIALRIAMVAADEADLVATLRWGFEWDIAAAALIAREAGAAVSDAFGRKLNYNKRDPRAFGLVVSSPGIHSATVEHLADRAASLSKQ; from the coding sequence ATGATTGACGGAAAGCAACTCGAATCGATCGTCTCCGAAGCGGGGCGTATCGCGCTTGGCCTCTGGCCCGGAGCGGGCAATGACGTGCGCACTTGGGAGAAGACCCCAGGTAGCCCGGTTTGCGATGCGGACTTGGCCGTTGACGCCTTTCTCAAGCGCGAATTGGGAGCCTTGCTGCCGTCCGCAGGATGGTTGTCCGAAGAGACGGTGGACGATCCCTCGCGAATCGACCGTGATCTCATCTGGCTGGTCGATCCGATCGACGGCACCCGCGATTTCATCCGCGGCAGACCGGGATGGGCCGTCTCGGTCGCGCTCATCAGTTCAGGCCGTCCGCTGATCGGCTCTCTGTGCGCACCGGCGCGCAACGAGGTCTGGCAGGCCATCGCGGGTCAGGGCGCGACCTTGAACGGCACCCTCCTTCAGTCGTCCACGCGCAGCGAATTCATCGGCGCCCGCGTTCCTGCCGCTGACCTCATGAAACAGGATCAGATGCTGGAGAAAGTTTACCAGCCCAACTCGATCGCGCTGCGTATCGCGATGGTCGCCGCCGACGAGGCGGATCTTGTGGCGACTCTACGCTGGGGTTTCGAATGGGACATCGCGGCCGCCGCGCTGATCGCGCGCGAAGCAGGCGCCGCCGTGTCCGACGCTTTCGGGCGCAAGCTGAATTACAACAAACGCGATCCGCGCGCCTTCGGACTGGTTGTCAGTTCGCCCGGCATTCACTCGGCCACGGTCGAGCACCTTGCCGACCGGGCCGCGTCGCTTTCCAAACAGTAG
- a CDS encoding OmpA family protein, translating into MQKSRIFLAGFSAVALMGTSACVTDPNTGEKKISRTVLGGVGGAVAGGLLGGVIGGKTGRIIGAAGGAAAGGYVGYRMDQQIKELEEQTAGSGVDVTSVDGGEAILVNLPDGVTFATGSATINSAFRNTLDNVAANLVQYPNSLIDVYGYTDTAGASDFNQRLSEQRAQAVSNYLTSRGVASSRIRWMGFGETNLAVQTGDGVSEPLNRRVEIKIIPFDQDDVEAAQGN; encoded by the coding sequence ATGCAAAAATCACGGATTTTCCTCGCAGGTTTCTCGGCGGTTGCTCTGATGGGCACCTCGGCTTGCGTCACCGACCCGAACACGGGTGAGAAGAAGATTTCACGCACCGTTCTCGGCGGCGTCGGCGGCGCGGTTGCCGGCGGCCTGCTTGGCGGCGTTATCGGCGGCAAGACCGGACGCATCATCGGTGCAGCGGGCGGTGCAGCAGCAGGCGGTTATGTCGGCTACCGCATGGACCAGCAGATCAAGGAACTGGAAGAACAGACCGCCGGTTCGGGCGTGGATGTTACTTCGGTCGATGGCGGCGAAGCGATCCTCGTCAACCTGCCCGACGGTGTGACTTTCGCCACCGGCAGCGCAACGATCAACTCGGCGTTCCGCAACACGCTCGACAATGTCGCAGCGAACCTTGTGCAATATCCGAACAGCCTGATCGACGTTTACGGCTACACTGACACGGCCGGCGCATCGGACTTCAACCAGCGCCTTTCGGAACAGCGTGCACAGGCAGTTTCCAACTACCTGACCAGCCGCGGCGTCGCTTCGTCGCGTATCCGCTGGATGGGGTTTGGTGAAACCAACCTCGCAGTGCAGACCGGTGACGGCGTATCAGAACCGCTTAACCGCCGCGTCGAAATCAAGATCATCCCGTTCGATCAGGATGATGTCGAAGCCGCTCAAGGCAACTAA
- a CDS encoding hemolysin family protein: MTPFPWTDLLIISGLILLNGVFAMSELAIVSARTARLRSAANQGSAGARTAISLASDPGKFLSTVQIGITLVGIIAGAYSGASLGGPVGERLVAMGLPPEWAPEVGFAGVIALTTYFTLVIGELVPKQIALRAAVPIAIAMALPMALLARVAAPLVWLLDTSSSLIIRMLGVRPAGQSAVTAEELHMLFAEATRSGVIEHEQHQMLAGVVRLAQRPVREVMTPRTEIDWIDISADQDAISALLVESPHSVWPVADGTPDKVLGLVRVREILAAQVAGTPVILKDLLHKAEVVPDQLDAVDALRVLQQADIAMAMVHDEYGHLEGIVTPVDLLTALVGDFASDQDPGDSPGVVERADGSLLVAGSLSADALADRLGIEYGDNREFATVAGFVLAVLKRLPTEGDWFEEQGWRFEVVDIDERRIDKLLVSSVGPVEPAEKEA; encoded by the coding sequence GTGACACCCTTTCCCTGGACAGACCTCCTGATCATCTCCGGGCTCATCTTGCTCAACGGCGTCTTCGCCATGAGCGAGCTGGCCATCGTTTCCGCACGCACTGCGCGCCTGCGGTCTGCGGCCAATCAAGGCAGCGCCGGCGCGAGAACGGCGATTTCGCTCGCTTCGGACCCGGGCAAATTCCTTTCGACCGTGCAGATCGGCATCACGCTCGTCGGCATTATTGCCGGTGCATATTCCGGCGCGAGCCTGGGCGGCCCCGTCGGTGAGCGGCTCGTCGCCATGGGCCTTCCGCCCGAATGGGCCCCGGAAGTCGGATTTGCGGGAGTCATCGCGCTCACCACTTATTTCACGCTGGTGATCGGCGAACTGGTCCCCAAGCAGATCGCCCTGCGCGCAGCAGTCCCGATCGCTATTGCCATGGCGCTCCCGATGGCCTTGCTGGCAAGAGTAGCCGCCCCGCTGGTCTGGTTGCTCGATACCTCATCCAGCCTGATCATCCGCATGCTGGGCGTGCGCCCTGCGGGGCAGAGTGCGGTTACCGCGGAAGAGCTGCACATGCTGTTCGCAGAAGCTACCCGGAGCGGTGTGATCGAGCACGAACAGCACCAGATGCTGGCCGGCGTGGTGCGCCTCGCCCAGCGTCCGGTACGCGAGGTTATGACGCCGAGAACGGAAATCGACTGGATCGATATTTCGGCCGATCAAGATGCCATTTCGGCGCTGCTTGTCGAAAGCCCGCACTCGGTCTGGCCTGTTGCCGATGGTACGCCCGACAAGGTGCTCGGCCTAGTTCGCGTGCGCGAGATACTGGCGGCTCAGGTTGCCGGCACTCCGGTGATTTTGAAGGACTTGCTGCACAAGGCCGAGGTCGTGCCCGACCAGCTGGATGCTGTCGATGCTCTGCGCGTGCTTCAGCAAGCCGATATCGCGATGGCGATGGTGCACGACGAATATGGCCATCTGGAAGGGATCGTGACGCCGGTTGATCTCCTCACCGCGCTGGTGGGCGATTTCGCGAGCGACCAGGACCCGGGCGATTCCCCCGGTGTCGTAGAGCGGGCCGACGGGTCGCTATTGGTGGCTGGTTCCTTGAGCGCCGACGCGCTCGCCGATCGGCTCGGCATCGAATACGGCGACAACCGCGAATTTGCGACCGTCGCCGGATTTGTCCTCGCAGTACTCAAGAGGCTGCCCACGGAAGGCGACTGGTTCGAAGAACAGGGCTGGCGCTTTGAGGTCGTCGACATCGATGAACGCCGGATCGACAAGCTGCTCGTTAGCTCGGTCGGGCCGGTGGAACCGGCCGAGAAGGAGGCCTAG
- a CDS encoding DUF3035 domain-containing protein — MNTPLGTKVARFAMLSAAASMLAACGGGGFLNRDRPDEFAVQRAAPLVVPPDFNLVPPAPGAPRPTEGTAAEQALDALFGGPAARSAVETSVLDRAGSADPGIRSAVGSENTNTVAKGSVTRDIVAAPEGDGASAQAVIPG; from the coding sequence ATGAATACCCCCCTTGGAACCAAAGTCGCACGTTTCGCCATGCTGAGCGCAGCCGCGAGCATGCTTGCTGCCTGTGGCGGCGGCGGTTTCCTGAACCGTGACCGTCCCGATGAATTCGCCGTGCAGCGCGCCGCGCCGCTGGTGGTTCCGCCGGACTTCAACCTCGTTCCGCCGGCACCCGGCGCCCCGCGCCCGACAGAAGGCACAGCGGCCGAGCAGGCACTCGATGCACTGTTTGGCGGCCCCGCAGCTCGCAGCGCTGTGGAAACAAGCGTCCTCGACCGTGCAGGCAGTGCCGATCCCGGCATCCGCAGCGCAGTGGGCAGCGAAAATACGAATACGGTCGCCAAAGGCTCCGTCACGCGCGACATCGTCGCTGCACCCGAAGGCGACGGCGCATCGGCACAGGCCGTAATTCCGGGCTGA
- the lspA gene encoding signal peptidase II yields MTPVLRNRLLGVAIALVIYVVDQWIKYLMVGPLQLRQRGVIELIPIFDLRWTQNFGVSLGLFEATSLEARWMLVGVTALIALLVTIWMFREELFGDILGLSLILGGALGNIKDRFDLGYVIDYADLHFGDFRPFLIFNVADAAITIGVVIILARAFFMRDKEVDDLMDGKPADAAESNT; encoded by the coding sequence ATGACCCCGGTGCTTCGTAATCGCCTGTTGGGCGTGGCCATCGCGCTCGTAATTTACGTGGTCGACCAATGGATCAAATATCTGATGGTGGGCCCGCTGCAATTGCGCCAGCGCGGTGTGATCGAGTTGATCCCGATCTTCGACCTGCGCTGGACACAGAATTTCGGCGTTTCTCTCGGCCTGTTCGAGGCCACCAGCCTCGAGGCGCGCTGGATGCTTGTGGGTGTTACTGCCCTGATTGCCCTGCTGGTCACGATCTGGATGTTCCGTGAGGAGCTTTTCGGAGACATCCTGGGCCTCTCGCTGATTCTCGGCGGGGCGCTGGGCAATATCAAGGACCGCTTCGACCTGGGCTATGTCATCGACTATGCCGACCTTCATTTCGGGGACTTCCGTCCCTTCCTCATTTTCAATGTCGCAGATGCCGCTATCACCATCGGCGTCGTCATAATCCTTGCCCGCGCGTTCTTCATGCGCGACAAGGAGGTCGACGATTTGATGGACGGCAAGCCGGCAGACGCCGCGGAGAGCAATACATGA
- the ileS gene encoding isoleucine--tRNA ligase, whose protein sequence is MSEQRDYKDTVFLPKTDFPMKAGLPQKEPKILARWQEDGIYEELRETRKGREKFILHDGPPYANGDMHIGHALNRILKDMVVRSQTLLGKDAPFVPGWDCHGLPIEWKVEEKYRKKKRDKKEVPAAEFRQECREYAQGWVDVQREQLKRLGLMADFDNPYLTMQPESEATIVAELLKFAEAGNLYRGSKPVMWSPVEETALAEAEVEYEDITSTQIDVAFEIVESPIEELVGAHAVIWTTTPWTIPVNQALAYGPTVTYELLNTGAGKYLVASDLAEAFLARSGLSLIDEAGMPDNPDALLRWKADRMWTGESLAGTLTRHPMHHLGGFYAKPRPLLAGDFVTTDSGTGLVHMSPDHGEDDFLLCREHGIEPVFAVMGDGRYRDDWEWLGGNDDRRRAVINKPFNAPDGPICSDLREAGALLSASDDYPHSYPHSWRSKAKVIYRCTPQWFVPMDKPLDVGDFDVAVPEGFGAAIAMATSKDHSTLREIAMREIERVKFYPEKGRRRIGSMVEGRPDWVLSRQRAWGVPITLFVRADGTYLQDPQVNARVVAAVKQQGVDAWDESRKAEFLGDDHDASEFEMVTDILDVWFDSGCTHAFTLEGDRWPDQRWPADLYLEGSDQHRGWFQSSLLESSATRGRAPYDAVLTHGFTMASDGKKMSKSLGNTIDPLKVMEQYGADIIRLWALSVDFTEDHRIGDEILKGVGDQYRRLRNTFRYLLGALDGFVGDMGDAGEIPELEVYVLALLADLDGKLKKAAEEYDFNTYTRLLVDFCNEDLSAFYFDIRKDVLYCDGPDSTKRNAYRTVLDLLFHALVRYAAPVLVFTAEEAWTTRYPEGGSVHLLDWPKVPGVTADGGRWEKLRDLRERVTEAIEPLRRDKTIRSSLEAEVAVPASAVPEGFSDEDLAELFITASVTRGDSDTVTVTRTGESKCGRCWRLLPSVSEDGALCERCDDVIEQMDSAGSSDQ, encoded by the coding sequence ATGTCAGAGCAGCGCGATTATAAAGACACGGTCTTCCTTCCCAAGACCGATTTCCCCATGAAGGCCGGCCTCCCCCAGAAGGAGCCGAAGATCCTTGCGCGCTGGCAGGAGGACGGGATTTACGAAGAGCTGCGCGAAACCCGCAAGGGCCGCGAAAAGTTCATCCTCCACGACGGCCCGCCTTACGCCAATGGCGACATGCATATCGGCCATGCGCTCAACCGCATCCTGAAAGACATGGTCGTGCGGTCGCAGACGCTGCTCGGCAAGGACGCGCCCTTCGTGCCCGGCTGGGATTGCCACGGCCTGCCGATCGAATGGAAGGTCGAGGAAAAATACCGCAAGAAGAAGCGCGACAAGAAAGAAGTGCCTGCGGCTGAATTCCGGCAGGAATGCCGCGAATATGCGCAGGGCTGGGTCGATGTTCAGCGTGAACAGCTCAAACGCCTGGGCCTGATGGCGGATTTCGACAATCCGTACCTGACGATGCAGCCGGAAAGCGAAGCGACCATCGTTGCCGAACTGCTGAAGTTTGCCGAAGCCGGAAATCTCTATCGCGGATCGAAGCCGGTTATGTGGTCGCCCGTGGAAGAAACCGCGCTGGCCGAAGCCGAAGTCGAGTACGAGGACATCACCTCGACCCAGATCGACGTGGCATTCGAAATCGTGGAATCGCCGATCGAGGAACTGGTCGGCGCGCACGCGGTGATCTGGACCACCACGCCGTGGACGATCCCGGTGAACCAGGCCTTGGCCTATGGGCCGACCGTGACGTACGAATTGCTTAATACCGGTGCCGGCAAGTATCTTGTTGCCTCTGACTTAGCAGAAGCATTCCTAGCAAGAAGCGGTTTGAGCTTGATCGACGAAGCCGGGATGCCGGATAATCCCGATGCACTGCTGCGGTGGAAAGCGGACCGGATGTGGACTGGCGAGAGCCTCGCAGGAACCCTCACCCGCCACCCAATGCACCATCTCGGCGGTTTCTACGCGAAGCCGCGCCCGCTGCTCGCAGGCGATTTCGTCACCACAGACAGCGGTACGGGCCTCGTCCATATGTCGCCCGACCATGGCGAGGACGACTTCCTGCTCTGCCGTGAACACGGCATCGAGCCCGTCTTCGCGGTCATGGGCGATGGCCGCTATCGCGACGACTGGGAATGGCTCGGCGGCAATGACGACCGTCGCCGCGCGGTGATTAACAAGCCGTTCAATGCGCCGGACGGGCCGATCTGTTCGGACCTGCGCGAAGCAGGCGCGCTGCTCTCGGCCAGCGACGATTACCCGCACTCCTATCCGCATAGCTGGCGCTCGAAGGCAAAGGTCATCTATCGCTGCACGCCGCAGTGGTTCGTGCCGATGGACAAGCCGCTCGACGTGGGCGATTTCGACGTTGCCGTGCCCGAAGGCTTCGGCGCAGCCATCGCCATGGCCACGAGCAAGGACCACTCGACCCTGCGCGAAATCGCCATGCGCGAAATCGAGCGGGTGAAGTTCTATCCCGAAAAGGGCCGCCGCCGCATCGGTTCGATGGTCGAAGGCCGCCCCGACTGGGTGCTTTCCCGCCAGCGCGCATGGGGAGTGCCGATCACGCTCTTCGTGCGCGCAGACGGCACGTATTTGCAGGACCCGCAGGTGAATGCCCGCGTGGTCGCAGCGGTGAAGCAGCAAGGCGTCGATGCCTGGGACGAAAGCCGCAAGGCCGAATTCCTCGGCGATGATCACGATGCCAGCGAATTCGAGATGGTCACCGACATTCTCGACGTGTGGTTCGATTCGGGCTGTACCCACGCATTCACACTCGAAGGTGACCGCTGGCCAGACCAACGCTGGCCCGCCGATCTCTATCTCGAAGGCAGCGACCAGCATCGCGGCTGGTTCCAGTCCTCGCTGCTTGAAAGCTCCGCCACCCGGGGCCGCGCACCCTATGACGCCGTACTTACCCACGGCTTCACCATGGCGAGCGATGGCAAGAAGATGTCGAAGAGCCTCGGCAACACCATCGACCCGCTCAAGGTCATGGAACAGTATGGCGCGGACATCATCCGCCTCTGGGCGCTGTCGGTCGATTTCACCGAAGACCACCGCATCGGCGATGAAATCCTCAAAGGCGTGGGCGACCAGTACCGCCGTCTGCGCAACACCTTCCGCTACCTGCTCGGCGCGCTCGACGGGTTTGTCGGCGACATGGGCGATGCGGGCGAGATTCCGGAACTGGAAGTCTATGTCCTCGCCCTGCTCGCCGATCTCGACGGCAAGCTGAAGAAGGCGGCCGAGGAATACGACTTCAACACCTACACCCGCCTGCTGGTCGATTTCTGCAACGAGGACCTGTCCGCGTTCTACTTCGATATCCGCAAGGACGTGCTCTATTGCGACGGGCCGGACAGCACCAAGCGCAATGCATATCGCACCGTGCTCGACCTGCTGTTCCATGCACTGGTGCGCTATGCCGCGCCGGTGCTGGTGTTCACGGCAGAAGAGGCCTGGACCACGCGCTATCCTGAAGGCGGCAGCGTGCATTTGCTCGATTGGCCCAAGGTGCCCGGCGTTACCGCCGATGGCGGCCGCTGGGAAAAACTGCGCGATCTTCGCGAACGCGTTACCGAAGCAATCGAACCGCTGCGCCGTGACAAGACCATCCGCTCCAGCCTCGAAGCAGAAGTGGCGGTGCCAGCGAGCGCAGTGCCGGAAGGCTTCTCGGACGAAGATCTCGCCGAACTGTTCATCACCGCGTCAGTGACTCGCGGCGATAGCGATACGGTGACTGTCACTCGTACCGGCGAATCCAAATGCGGCCGCTGCTGGCGCCTGCTGCCCTCGGTTTCCGAGGACGGCGCGCTGTGCGAACGCTGTGATGACGTGATCGAACAGATGGATTCAGCAGGGAGTTCGGACCAATGA
- a CDS encoding glycerophosphodiester phosphodiesterase family protein, with product MKSRLKRIAFAVAIAFLALTILNASWIAPEPKEPVKLIAHRGLAQEFPRAGIGRDTCTATLIEQPYHDYLENTLAGVQRAFKLGVSMAEVDIAPTSDGEIVLFHDWTLDCRTDGSGPVRDKTLAELKALDIGHGYTADGGKIYPFRGKGVGQMPEIGELLSQLYGRERLMFNFKSDNPAEADLLAAKLKEAGRDPVRKRDAFYGHPAPVARIRELYPDAWAWSVEGARQCSSDYVLYGWTGYLPQSCRGETMVIPLNRQYAFWGWPNRLIDRMDSHGGHVIVTGPQVDGEPNTGLILPEQFTQVPSSFNGYIWIEDAFTMQPALRSGYDDRTVQEWEASEAALKRRRAARSD from the coding sequence ATGAAAAGCCGCCTCAAGCGAATCGCCTTCGCGGTTGCGATTGCCTTTCTCGCGCTCACCATTCTCAACGCCAGCTGGATCGCACCGGAGCCCAAGGAGCCAGTCAAGCTGATTGCACATCGCGGTCTGGCGCAGGAATTTCCGCGCGCCGGTATCGGCCGGGACACATGCACTGCGACCCTGATCGAGCAGCCGTATCACGACTATCTCGAAAATACTCTCGCGGGCGTCCAGCGCGCCTTCAAACTGGGCGTGTCGATGGCCGAAGTCGACATCGCACCCACCAGCGATGGCGAGATTGTCCTGTTCCACGACTGGACACTCGATTGCCGCACCGACGGGTCCGGCCCGGTCCGCGACAAGACGCTGGCTGAGTTGAAAGCGCTCGATATCGGCCACGGCTATACCGCTGATGGCGGCAAGATCTATCCGTTCCGCGGCAAGGGCGTGGGCCAGATGCCCGAAATCGGCGAATTGCTGAGCCAGCTTTATGGGCGCGAACGGCTCATGTTCAATTTCAAGTCGGACAATCCTGCAGAAGCTGACCTGCTGGCGGCCAAGCTGAAGGAGGCCGGACGCGATCCGGTCAGGAAACGCGATGCTTTCTATGGCCATCCGGCACCAGTCGCCCGCATCCGCGAACTCTACCCCGATGCCTGGGCGTGGAGCGTCGAGGGCGCCAGGCAGTGCAGCAGCGACTACGTGCTCTATGGCTGGACCGGTTATCTGCCGCAAAGCTGCCGCGGCGAAACGATGGTCATCCCGCTCAACCGGCAATATGCGTTCTGGGGCTGGCCCAACCGCCTGATCGACCGGATGGACAGCCACGGCGGCCATGTCATCGTCACCGGCCCGCAGGTGGACGGAGAACCCAATACCGGCCTCATTTTGCCGGAGCAATTCACCCAAGTTCCATCGAGCTTCAACGGCTATATCTGGATCGAAGACGCCTTCACCATGCAGCCCGCCCTGCGGTCAGGATATGACGACCGCACGGTGCAGGAATGGGAAGCCAGTGAAGCCGCATTGAAACGCCGCCGGGCCGCCCGCAGCGATTGA